Proteins found in one Apostichopus japonicus isolate 1M-3 chromosome 16, ASM3797524v1, whole genome shotgun sequence genomic segment:
- the LOC139983452 gene encoding uncharacterized protein, with protein sequence MRLLGVFLFLLVIVGIAVGITYAVRWEEGCKPEMPEGGDVIYDRPDDDYEWEDGNGRPGDHDGHHGDHPGDHDGHHGDHPGHHDGHHGDHPIDPTGDGRPDDGDHGRPESTERPPPIDYIGTRPPLIGGPEDGHDDHGHDDDTDDSSEDHDGRPHHGHDNATDDSSEDHDGRPHHGDDDDTDDSSEDHDGRPHHGHDNATDDRSEDHDDRPHHGDDDDTDDSSEDHDGRPHHGDDDDTDDSSEDHDGRPHHGHDNATDDRSEDHDDRPHHGDDDDTDDSSEDHDGRPHHGDDGDTDDSSEDHDGGPHHGNDDGEDDDDDKINHRNMNNPPFRSISQWKSERAGREKMVALRRPIQARPAYQGRSRVETEEARYGHDYGHSGKQYRKRA encoded by the exons ATGAGATTACTGGGTGTCTTCCTGTTCCTTCTTGTCATCGTGGGAATTGCAGTCGGTATTACGTACGCAGTTCGATGGGAAGAG GGTTGCAAACCAG AAATGCCAGAAGGTGGTGACGTCATTTACGACAGACCAGATGATGACTACGAATGGGAAGACGGCAACGGTCGACCTGGAGATCATGACGGTCACCATGGCGATCATCCTGGGGACCATGACGGTCACCATGGCGATCATCCAGGGCATCATGACGGTCACCATGGAGATCATCCAATCGATCCTACTGGCGATGGACGCCCAGATGATGGCGACCACGGCCGACCTGAATCTACAGAAAGACCGCCCCCAATTGACTACATCGGGACGCGACCTCCTCTGATTGGAGGACCCGAAGACGGACATGACGACCACGGACATGATGACGATACAGACGACAGTTCTGAAGATCATGACGGCCGTCCACACCACGGACATGATAACGCTACAGACGACAGTTCTGAAGATCATGACGGCCGTCCACACCACGGAGATGATGACGATACAGACGACAGTTCTGAAGATCATGACGGCCGTCCACACCACGGACATGATAACGCTACAGACGACCGTTCCGAAGATCATGACGACCGTCCACACCACGGAGATGATGACGATACAGACGACAGTTCTGAAGATCATGACGGCCGTCCACACCACGGAGATGATGACGATACAGACGACAGTTCTGAAGATCATGACGGCCGTCCACACCACGGACATGATAACGCTACAGACGACCGTTCCGAAGATCATGACGACCGTCCACACCACGGAGATGATGACGATACAGACGACAGTTCTGAAGATCATGACGGCCGTCCACACCACGGAGATGATGGCGATACAGACGACAGTTCTGAAGATCATGACGGCGGTCCACACCACGGTAATGATGACGGCgaggatgacgatgatgataaaatCAACCACAGGAATATGAACAATCCTCCTTTCCGAAGTATTAGTCAATGGAAATCTGAGAGAGCAGGTAGAGAGAAAATGGTCGCTCTACGTCGACCAATTCAGGCACGCCCTGCCTATCAGGGAAGAAGTAGAGTCGAGACTGAAGAGGCCAGATACGGTCACGACTACGGACATAGCGGGAAACAGTATCGTAAACGTGCCTAG
- the LOC139983453 gene encoding uncharacterized protein: MSAKPLYIPMDEGPSQGNSKGHLQTNEMTPNGRPTRPPHSQTVTRVSTEQFNDYHELAMCSRWCCRPLGSLAIRKSDEARIRASYGDMVAARHAAEEARRLANQAIAIGSIMCIVATIMGVVVLAVLGVLSKE, from the exons ATGTCTG CTAAACCTCTTTACATCCCAATGGATGAAGGACCCAGTCAAGGAAACTCGAAGGGGCATCTTCAGACCAACGAAATGACGCCAAAT GGTAGGCCCACTAGACCACCACACTCCCAGACGGTGACCAGAGTGTCCACAGAGCAATTCAATGACTACCATGAGTTAGCAATGTGTAGCCGATGGTGCTGCCGGCCACTTGGAAGTTTGGCAATTCGGAAGTCCGATGAG GCACGCATTCGAGCCTCTTACGGTGATATGGTCGCGGCAAGACATGCTGCGGAAGAAGCCCGTAGATTAGCTAACCAAGCGATCGCCATCGGCTCGATAATGTGTATCGTCGCCACGATAATGGGTGTAGTTGTTTTAGCTGTTTTAGGTGTTTTATCAAAGGAATAG
- the LOC139983549 gene encoding uncharacterized protein translates to MSAEPLYIPMDEGPSQGNSTGHLQTYEMTPNGRPARPPHNQTVTKVSTEQLDDYHDLAMCSLWCFWPLGSWAVRKSNEASIRASYGEMVAARHAAEEARRLANQAIVVGWIISIVATIMVVGLVNVLL, encoded by the exons ATGTCTG CTGAACCTCTCTACATCCCAATGGATGAAGGACCCAGTCAAGGAAACTCGACGGGGCATCTTCAGACCTACGAAATGACGCCAAAT GGCAGGCCCGCTAGACCACCACACAACCAGACGGTAACCAAAGTGTCCACAGAGCAATTGGATGACTACCATGACTTAGCAATGTGTAGCCTATGGTGCTTCTGGCCACTTGGAAGTTGGGCAGTTCGGAAGTCCAATGAG GCAAGCATTCGAGCCTCTTACGGTGAAATGGTGGCGGCAAGACATGCTGCGGAAGAGGCCCGTAGATTAGCTAACCAAGCCATCGTCGTCGGCTGGATAATATCTATCGTTGCCACTATAATGGTTGTAGGTCttgtaaatgttttattatag